In Psychrobacter sp. P11G3, a single genomic region encodes these proteins:
- a CDS encoding tetratricopeptide repeat protein, with amino-acid sequence MKAILSSSHSIKSPKFATLTAMAATCAMLLSAPVNAEETDAAATAVPSAMDSSKRVIRLARPNAAISPAQANAAQTSLPATPASNSQPTNAQTTNMQLSGTLQNNASVSTAQPQTPQMMSPAAAPVMNGTTRVYEPGPMTATGIDLRSGQLPNIPTPQVQLSDMSFVKTVLIPQQKGLGTDKLDVSLLDDFIADVSPNARHYPPNFPNRSQRHYTREKIKVLADWIEPYAKSPNASYDVLLRAAKLNGMGRNLDLGSDYTVRGGQYVDRAIKLQPDSGEANFLYGMMLSEGGGFKEGQKYLDRAVALGYTEAEQSLAQSDLLSDRRANALERLRRLEGQYPNNTVIPQQIKLVEEGKFYIWDIPAPDISVKPGA; translated from the coding sequence ATGAAAGCGATTCTCTCTAGTAGCCACTCTATTAAGTCACCGAAGTTTGCGACATTGACCGCCATGGCTGCAACCTGTGCCATGCTGTTATCTGCACCTGTGAATGCAGAAGAAACTGATGCCGCTGCAACGGCTGTACCTAGTGCGATGGACTCAAGCAAACGTGTGATTCGTCTTGCTCGTCCTAATGCAGCTATCAGTCCTGCTCAAGCCAATGCCGCACAAACAAGCCTGCCAGCAACACCTGCGAGCAACAGCCAGCCGACTAATGCGCAAACCACTAACATGCAACTAAGCGGCACTCTGCAAAACAATGCATCTGTTAGCACTGCTCAACCTCAAACACCGCAAATGATGTCGCCTGCTGCTGCACCTGTTATGAACGGCACTACTCGTGTCTATGAGCCTGGTCCAATGACAGCTACTGGTATCGACTTGCGTAGCGGACAACTTCCGAACATTCCTACACCGCAAGTACAGCTCTCAGACATGAGCTTTGTGAAAACCGTACTGATTCCACAACAAAAAGGGCTAGGTACTGATAAGCTTGATGTTAGCTTATTAGATGACTTCATCGCTGATGTATCCCCTAATGCGCGTCACTATCCACCAAACTTCCCTAACCGCTCACAGCGCCATTACACACGTGAGAAAATCAAAGTATTAGCGGATTGGATCGAGCCATATGCTAAGTCGCCAAATGCTTCTTATGATGTGTTGCTTCGTGCTGCTAAGCTAAACGGCATGGGTCGCAATCTAGATTTGGGTTCAGACTACACGGTACGTGGTGGTCAGTATGTCGATCGCGCTATCAAGCTGCAACCTGATAGTGGTGAGGCTAACTTCCTATACGGCATGATGCTATCAGAAGGTGGCGGCTTCAAAGAAGGTCAAAAATATCTAGACCGAGCTGTCGCTTTAGGGTACACCGAAGCAGAACAAAGCTTAGCACAGTCAGATCTACTCAGTGACCGCCGTGCTAATGCGTTAGAACGCTTACGTCGTCTTGAAGGGCAATACCCTAACAACACTGTCATTCCTCAACAAATCAAACTCGTTGAAGAAGGTAAGTTCTACATTTGGGATATTCCTGCCCCTGACATCAGTGTAAAACCAGGTGCATAG
- a CDS encoding autotransporter assembly complex protein TamA, protein MIKQPSTRACKGLMMQRDTAIIQNDSNNPSTYPAAPRKNFRRSALCTALATSLFGMTPAAMADTINNANNTAITNSSAADQTDSSQTFSNQNNNSQAANEQASIKQSATLSDDDTQLDMALDALRLKKAVEQGIIDQSVLDDYSEQSLGIKKPNSTKSGSKNSTTQNANAQNATSQNKNTQNLETFTDSPSTSYNPNNAQSIASNDDLLQQATEIQQQGYQMMTPEQIDRELAAMDAQNAQDIDSINISNNDSDFDAPIATLDDTTSPIGLDVELDATNLPAPSNLDTLGRNETTQEQASTAEGMSRPIEVSGAVSNEDVVSNEAIVKNENGLTTDDSSDEVITVTNVPANVEGTTTDIINPNDYLPDYQNDTQAVDQSIEQANRPRPRARNRGNIVTRLYNRFFNDGGVVALPNVETAIYLEQVSAEDSPNGKAQLIEADNDIQPMKNIKAALDDTSVQSVIDFTAALPRLRETAQNAAKAVGYYEVEMRLTQPDRDTVNVVIEELGEPVLVDSRIIEIRGEGSEQEEFASLEADLPPQEGDIFNHRVYKSSKAALEALSNTYGYFDQYWLNKSVDIILPDNKADVSLVYNTGDRYEFDDVVFFTYDKETNTLTQDPDKLPVELSLLQQLYGFTPGEPFYRPAVTKFSNDLSATRYFNTVNVESILPPTDSSEAGTLAFDNAATEGNDTLDDDINNVDNDGIADLSSNDGAAALNVTASTEDTVNDNSDIGAESDNALSANSGATVNEADIAAIDFEADEATLDKLQAIRQKAERLSSLPNDRVLDEKDQEADNLLGKISDSISNVAQKIFPDEKSLIADENFVPPTLAGRKTPQDVAESKKVPLYVFVYADKPRDAQVGLGYGTDTGVRATAKIDYNLLNRQGYQAGAETEVSRISKNVAVYASRPWKHPLNDKLDARLTYEEEVIDQGEGNFDLSTTTLKAALARNIRSDTGWNRSYSVRYRLDELETGVDGAALDDLPIRFTSSSPKQRALLFGYGMNKTDTDNATNPTQGMRQYYSIEAGTDSAFSDTDMAIIRAGVSGIYSFGEDKKHQVLGSANAGYIWADDFYDVPYKLRFFAGGDQSIRGYDYESLSPLDKGYLTGGQVLAVGSAEYNYEFKPGFRGAFFTDVGNAYDKDFDTETKVGVGVGIRWASPVGMVRVDVAAGVTEESIPVRLHFFIGSPL, encoded by the coding sequence ATGATAAAGCAGCCTTCAACTCGAGCATGCAAGGGTCTAATGATGCAGCGTGACACAGCCATAATCCAAAACGATAGTAATAATCCAAGTACATATCCAGCAGCGCCGCGTAAAAATTTCAGACGCTCTGCACTGTGCACTGCGCTTGCGACCAGTTTGTTCGGTATGACACCTGCGGCAATGGCAGATACCATTAATAATGCAAACAATACGGCTATCACCAACTCATCTGCTGCTGACCAAACTGATAGCAGTCAAACGTTTAGTAACCAGAATAACAATAGTCAAGCTGCTAATGAGCAAGCATCTATAAAGCAGTCAGCTACATTGTCAGATGACGACACTCAGCTAGATATGGCTCTAGATGCGCTACGTCTAAAAAAAGCAGTAGAGCAAGGCATCATCGATCAGTCAGTATTGGACGACTATAGCGAACAGAGCTTGGGCATTAAGAAACCTAACTCGACAAAGTCAGGCTCTAAAAACTCGACGACGCAAAATGCCAATGCTCAAAACGCAACTTCTCAAAACAAAAACACTCAAAATCTAGAAACTTTCACTGATAGTCCAAGTACTTCATATAATCCCAATAACGCTCAATCAATCGCTTCTAATGATGACCTGTTGCAACAAGCAACCGAGATTCAGCAGCAGGGTTATCAAATGATGACCCCTGAGCAGATCGATCGTGAGCTAGCGGCAATGGATGCGCAGAATGCTCAAGACATTGATAGTATCAATATTAGCAATAATGACAGTGACTTTGATGCGCCAATCGCTACGTTAGATGACACAACATCACCAATTGGTCTCGATGTAGAGCTAGATGCGACAAACTTGCCCGCGCCTAGCAATCTTGATACGTTGGGTAGAAATGAAACAACGCAAGAACAGGCGAGCACAGCTGAAGGGATGTCACGTCCGATTGAGGTAAGTGGCGCTGTTAGCAATGAAGATGTCGTTAGTAATGAAGCTATTGTTAAGAATGAAAATGGTCTGACGACTGATGATAGTAGTGATGAGGTGATAACTGTTACGAATGTGCCTGCCAATGTAGAAGGTACGACGACAGATATTATCAATCCGAATGACTACCTACCAGATTATCAGAATGATACTCAGGCCGTCGATCAAAGTATAGAACAAGCCAATAGACCACGCCCACGCGCGCGCAATAGAGGTAATATCGTGACGCGTCTCTACAATCGCTTTTTTAATGACGGTGGCGTGGTAGCTTTGCCAAATGTAGAAACCGCTATTTATCTAGAGCAAGTATCTGCTGAAGACTCTCCTAATGGTAAGGCTCAGCTGATTGAGGCTGATAATGATATTCAGCCAATGAAAAACATTAAAGCAGCACTAGATGATACTTCCGTTCAGTCGGTTATTGACTTTACTGCGGCATTGCCACGTTTGCGCGAAACAGCACAGAATGCTGCTAAAGCCGTTGGTTACTATGAGGTTGAGATGCGTTTGACCCAACCTGACCGTGACACAGTTAATGTTGTGATTGAAGAGCTAGGCGAGCCGGTACTGGTAGATAGCCGTATTATTGAGATTCGCGGTGAGGGCAGTGAGCAAGAAGAGTTTGCATCGCTTGAGGCAGACTTGCCACCGCAAGAAGGTGATATTTTTAATCATCGTGTCTATAAGAGCAGTAAAGCGGCGTTAGAGGCCTTGAGCAATACCTATGGCTATTTCGACCAGTACTGGCTGAACAAATCTGTTGATATCATCTTGCCTGATAACAAAGCGGATGTCTCATTGGTTTACAACACAGGTGATCGTTACGAGTTTGACGATGTGGTGTTTTTTACCTACGACAAAGAAACCAATACGCTGACCCAAGACCCCGACAAGCTACCAGTAGAGCTTTCACTATTGCAACAGCTTTATGGCTTTACGCCGGGTGAGCCGTTTTATCGTCCAGCAGTCACGAAGTTCAGTAACGACTTATCGGCAACTCGTTACTTTAATACGGTCAACGTCGAGTCGATACTACCACCAACTGATAGTAGTGAAGCTGGTACCTTAGCGTTTGACAATGCTGCTACCGAGGGTAACGACACATTAGATGACGACATTAACAATGTAGACAATGATGGCATTGCAGATCTGAGTAGCAATGATGGCGCAGCTGCCTTAAATGTCACTGCTAGCACAGAAGATACGGTCAATGATAATAGCGACATAGGTGCAGAGAGCGATAATGCTCTGAGTGCTAACAGCGGCGCGACGGTCAATGAAGCGGATATCGCAGCTATTGATTTTGAGGCGGATGAAGCGACACTTGATAAGCTGCAAGCCATCAGACAAAAAGCAGAGCGGTTAAGTAGCTTGCCGAATGATCGTGTATTGGATGAAAAAGATCAGGAAGCCGATAATCTATTGGGCAAAATCAGTGACTCAATTAGTAATGTTGCCCAAAAGATATTCCCTGACGAAAAGAGTCTGATCGCTGACGAAAACTTTGTACCGCCAACGCTAGCAGGACGTAAAACGCCGCAAGATGTCGCAGAAAGCAAAAAAGTACCTTTATATGTGTTTGTATATGCGGATAAACCACGTGATGCTCAAGTTGGTCTGGGTTATGGAACAGATACAGGCGTTCGCGCTACCGCAAAAATAGACTATAACTTGCTCAATCGCCAAGGTTATCAAGCGGGTGCAGAAACAGAAGTATCGAGAATCAGCAAAAACGTGGCTGTGTATGCCAGTCGACCATGGAAGCATCCGCTCAATGATAAGCTAGATGCACGTCTTACTTATGAAGAGGAAGTGATTGACCAAGGCGAAGGCAACTTCGATCTGTCGACCACAACGCTGAAGGCAGCTTTGGCACGTAATATCCGTAGTGATACTGGTTGGAATCGTAGTTACTCTGTACGTTACCGCTTGGATGAGCTTGAAACGGGGGTTGATGGTGCAGCGCTAGATGATCTGCCTATCCGCTTTACCTCTTCAAGTCCGAAACAGCGCGCGTTATTGTTTGGCTATGGTATGAATAAAACAGATACTGACAATGCTACCAATCCAACGCAAGGTATGCGCCAGTACTACTCAATCGAGGCTGGCACTGATAGCGCATTCAGTGATACCGATATGGCGATTATTCGCGCAGGCGTTAGTGGTATCTATAGCTTTGGCGAAGACAAGAAGCATCAGGTATTAGGTAGTGCCAATGCCGGTTATATTTGGGCGGATGATTTTTACGATGTGCCTTATAAGTTGCGTTTCTTTGCAGGTGGCGATCAGAGTATCCGCGGTTATGACTATGAGAGCTTGTCACCACTAGATAAAGGCTATCTAACGGGCGGGCAAGTACTAGCGGTCGGTAGCGCTGAGTATAACTATGAGTTTAAACCAGGTTTCCGTGGCGCATTCTTTACTGATGTCGGTAATGCCTATGACAAAGATTTTGATACTGAGACAAAAGTCGGCGTTGGTGTCGGTATCCGCTGGGCATCGCCTGTAGGAATGGTGCGCGTCGATGTGGCTGCTGGCGTGACTGAGGAAAGTATTCCAGTACGACTGCACTTCTTTATTGGTTCACCGTTATAA
- a CDS encoding MFS transporter: MSNQFQLFKRRRFSAMFFTQFLGAFNDNIFKQALILVLTYTAASKLGVEVSILNNLAAMLFILPYFLFSALAGQIADKYEKSKLTQFIKLLELVIMAVAAVGFVFEWYALLFVALFLMGTHSTFFGPIKYAYLPQAMKEDELVGANGLFQMGTSLAILVGMIVAGILTQLSQSLYWISATVLVVAVLGYLAARYIPTMPAMQPDLKINWNIITTSLATVRYLYSLPFLFFIILGNSWFWFYGATFLTQVPEFSKVILLGDESVVIFLLTLFSVGVSIGSVLCKTLTKNKVSLRLLPFGIAGLSIFAIDLYFSLSGLDINVNNDTLLGIGDLFNISGSWRVFADLFLLGFSGGLYIVPLYASMQAYAPKSHRARIVGANNIFNAIFMVTSAIFAIVILNVLGFTLPQLFLVTGLLNIVFGAFLYIKLNKHIKHAVIQTNDGIAP; the protein is encoded by the coding sequence ATGTCCAACCAGTTTCAGTTATTCAAGCGCCGTCGTTTTAGCGCTATGTTTTTCACCCAGTTTTTGGGCGCATTCAATGACAATATTTTTAAGCAGGCGCTCATACTGGTGCTGACTTATACTGCCGCCAGTAAATTGGGTGTAGAGGTCAGCATCCTTAATAACTTGGCCGCCATGTTATTCATCCTACCCTACTTTTTGTTTTCTGCTTTGGCAGGACAGATTGCTGATAAGTATGAAAAATCAAAGCTTACGCAGTTTATTAAACTCCTTGAGCTGGTCATTATGGCGGTTGCTGCGGTAGGCTTTGTCTTTGAATGGTATGCACTGCTGTTTGTCGCGTTGTTTTTGATGGGTACCCATTCGACTTTCTTTGGACCGATTAAATACGCTTATCTGCCACAAGCGATGAAAGAAGATGAGTTGGTCGGCGCCAACGGCCTTTTTCAGATGGGTACTTCGCTGGCTATTTTAGTCGGTATGATTGTCGCTGGTATTTTGACTCAGCTATCACAATCATTATATTGGATTAGTGCCACAGTGTTGGTTGTCGCTGTTTTAGGATATCTAGCTGCGCGCTATATCCCTACTATGCCAGCGATGCAGCCTGACCTGAAGATTAACTGGAATATTATTACAACCAGCTTGGCCACGGTTCGTTACTTATACTCTTTGCCTTTTTTGTTCTTTATCATTCTTGGTAACAGCTGGTTTTGGTTTTATGGGGCGACGTTTTTGACCCAAGTGCCAGAGTTCAGCAAGGTGATTTTGCTTGGTGATGAGTCAGTCGTTATTTTCTTACTCACATTGTTTTCTGTTGGCGTGTCAATCGGTTCGGTGCTGTGCAAAACATTGACCAAAAACAAAGTCAGCTTGCGTCTATTGCCTTTTGGTATTGCTGGATTAAGTATCTTTGCTATTGATTTGTATTTTTCACTTTCAGGTTTAGATATAAATGTGAATAATGACACATTACTTGGCATCGGTGATTTGTTTAATATAAGTGGTAGCTGGCGTGTCTTCGCGGATTTATTCTTATTAGGTTTCAGCGGTGGTTTGTATATCGTACCGCTATATGCTTCTATGCAAGCCTACGCACCTAAGAGTCATCGAGCACGCATCGTAGGTGCGAATAACATCTTTAACGCGATATTTATGGTCACATCAGCCATTTTTGCGATTGTTATCTTAAACGTCTTAGGGTTTACGCTACCGCAGCTATTTTTGGTGACAGGGCTATTGAATATAGTGTTTGGTGCATTTTTATACATTAAACTCAATAAACATATTAAGCATGCCGTTATCCAAACCAACGATGGTATAGCGCCGTAA
- the coq7 gene encoding 2-polyprenyl-3-methyl-6-methoxy-1,4-benzoquinone monooxygenase: protein MTLRPLSKIDQLLLGVDKALRAVVPHSNPSTRPLPVSSDEIPELTITEARHVSGLMRINHTGEVCAQGLYHGQAFAAKDSGVKQAMQQSAEEEVDHLVWCETRLSELGSHASVFTPLWYGMSFGLGAVAGAISNEFSLGFVAETEAQVSEHLQDHIKQLPEHDQRSKEILAQMDKEELHHRELALASGGAALSPAVRRTMRWMANRMKDTAYHL, encoded by the coding sequence ATGACCCTGCGTCCTTTATCTAAAATTGACCAGTTGTTACTTGGGGTCGATAAGGCATTACGAGCTGTCGTGCCACATTCTAATCCAAGCACGCGTCCGTTGCCCGTCAGTAGCGATGAGATTCCTGAGCTGACCATCACAGAGGCTCGGCACGTCTCAGGTCTTATGCGTATCAATCATACAGGTGAAGTATGTGCGCAAGGTCTATACCATGGCCAAGCGTTTGCTGCGAAAGATAGTGGTGTCAAACAAGCCATGCAACAATCGGCCGAAGAAGAAGTCGATCATTTGGTCTGGTGCGAGACTCGTCTAAGCGAACTTGGTAGCCATGCCAGCGTATTTACACCGCTTTGGTACGGTATGTCTTTTGGACTCGGTGCAGTCGCAGGCGCGATCTCCAATGAGTTTAGTCTAGGGTTTGTAGCAGAGACAGAAGCGCAGGTCAGCGAGCATCTACAGGATCATATCAAGCAGTTACCTGAACATGATCAGCGCTCAAAAGAAATATTGGCACAAATGGATAAAGAGGAGCTGCACCATCGTGAGCTAGCACTTGCAAGTGGCGGTGCTGCCCTGTCTCCGGCAGTACGTCGGACCATGCGATGGATGGCAAATCGCATGAAAGATACCGCTTATCACTTATAG